ATAATATCATATAAATAATTATAAATATATTATGAATAAACTACAATAAGCTATAAATAAATTATATATCTTTATTTATATTGAATTTTTATCATATACAATATTTCAGCTTTGTAAGACTTTACGATTATAAACATTATATCATATAGAACTGAATAATCTATAAAAAATTAATGGTGTATCATAAATGGAGAAAATTTGATATATTGATATGTTATATAAATAAAAATTAATAATTTAATAGTAAATATGGTATATTTGTTGACAAGTACTAAATTAAGGAATATAATGAAAAACGAAGTATAAAGCATAGAGATGTGGAAAATAATCATTCCATGTTAGACATCAAAGGGACGTAATTTAAGGAGGAATATTAAATGAGACAGTTGGCTATTTACGGAAAAGGTGGAATAGGAAAATCAACTACAACACAAAACCTTACAGCAGGTTTAGTTGAAAGAGGAAATAAAATAATGGTAGTTGGTTGTGATCCTAAGGCAGATTCAACAAGATTATTGTTAGGAGGACTTGCTCAAAAGACAGTTCTTGATACCTTGAGAGAAGAGGGAGAAGACGTTGAATTAGATTCGATATTAAAAACTGGATATGCTGGAATCAGATGCGTCGAATCCGGTGGCCCAGAACCAGGAGTAGGGTGTGCAGGAAGAGGAATAATCACTTCAATAAATATGCTTGAACAACTTGGAGCTTATACAGACGATTTGGATTTTGTATTCTACGATGTACTTGGAGACGTTGTTTGTGGTGGATTTGCAATGCCAATCAGAGAAGGAAAAGCTCAGGAAATATATATAGTAGCAAGTGGAGAAATGATGGCACTATATGCTGCTAATAACATATCAAAAGGTATCCAAAAATATGCTAAGAGCGGTGGAGTTAGACTTGGTGGTATCATCTGTAACAGTAGAAAAGTTGCAAATGAATATGAATTACTTGATGCTTTCGCAAAAGAATTAGGAAGTCAATTAATACACTTCGTACCAAGAAGTCCATCAGTAACAAAGGCTGAAATAAATAAGAAAACAGTTATAGAATATGATCCTACTTGTGAACAAGCTAATGAGTACAGAGAACTAGCTAGAAAAGTAGAGGAAAATGACATGTTCGTTATACCAAAGCCAATGACTCAAGAAAGATTAGAACAAATATTAATGGAACATGGTCTTATTGATTAAGATAGTATTAAATGTAAAACTATAATTTTAAAAATAAATAATTTGGAAACTTTTATACATGAAATTTTACTATAGAATAAAGGATAGCTTAAAAGTTATCCTTTATTCTATTTAATTTTTAAATATAAGCTATATATGAATTTATTAATAAATACTTTGTGATTTTTTATAATTAATATTAATACATTGCTAAATTATCAATATATTAATGCCTGTATCCATAAATACTTTGATAAAATTTATCTGAAATATCGTTTTCATTAAGCTTTTGATAAAAAATACAAAAAAACTTTATGAAATTATCAAATTTTCTATTGTATTAATTAAATTATTGTGATATATTTTCATTAAGCTAAAAAAACAACATAGCAAAACGTAAATTACTTTTAATTTTTAGGAGGAATGTTTAATGAGACAGGTAGCTATTTATGGAAAAGGTGGAATAGGAAAATCAACTACAACACAAAACTTAACATCAGGTCTTCATGCAATGGGTAAGACTATAATGGTAGTAGGTTGTGATCCTAAGGCAGATTCAACAAGATTATTACTTGGAGGTCTTGCACAGAAATCAGTTCTTGATACATTAAGAGAAGAAGGAGAAGACGTTGAATTAGATTCCATATTAAAAGAAGGATATGGCGGAATTAGATGTGTTGAATCCGGTGGTCCAGAACCAGGAGTAGGATGTGCAGGAAGAGGAATAATCACTTCAATAAACATGCTTGAACAATTAGGAGCTTATACAGACGATTTAGACTATGTATTCTACGATGTACTTGGAGACGTTGTTTGTGGTGGATTCGCAATGCCAATCAGAGAAGGAAAAGCTCAGGAAATATATATAGTAGCAAGTGGAGAAATGATGGCACTATATGCTGCTAATAACATATCAAAAGGTATCCAAAAATATGCTAAGAGCGGTGGAGTTAGACTTGGTGGTATCATCTGTAACAGTAGAAAAGTTGCAAATGAATATGAATTACTTGATGCTTTTGCTAAAGAACTAGGAAGTCAATTAATACATTTCGTACCAAGAAGCCCAATGGTTACAAAAGCAGAAATCAATAAGCAAACTGTTATTGAATATGATCCTACTTGTGAACAGGCTGAAGAATACAGAGAATTAGCTAGAAAAGTAGATGCAAATGAATTATTCGTTATACCAAAGCCAATGACTCAAGAAAGACTTGAAGAAATATTAATGCAATATGGTTTAATGGATCTATAAGATTTAATAAAAGTATTTAATTTTGATGAGGGGTGAATTTCGTGAGCGAAAATTTAAAAGACGAGATTTTAGAAAAATATATACCTAAAACTAAAAAGACTAGAAGTGGTCATATAGTTATAAAAACTGAAGAAACACCAAATCCTGAAATAGTTGCTAACACAAGAACAGTGCCAGGAATAATCACAGCTAGAGGTTGTGCTTATGCAGGATGTAAAGGTGTTGTTATGGGACCAATAAAGGATATGGTTCACATCACACACGGACCTATAGGATGTTCATTCTATACATGGGGTGGAAGAAGATTTAAGTCTAAACCAGAAAACGGTACTGGATTAAATTTTAATGAATATGTATTCTCTACTGATATGCAGGAAAGTGACATAGTTTTTGGTGGAGTTAATAAATTAAAAGATGCTATACATGAAGCATATGAAATGTTCCATCCAGCAGCTATAGGTGTTTATGCAACATGTCCAGTTGGTCTTATCGGTGATGATATACTAGCAGTTGCTGCAACAGCAAGCAAAGAAATTGGAATTCCAGTTCATGCTTTTAGCTGTGAAGGTTATAAAGGTGTATCTCAATCTGCAGGTCACCATATAGCAAACAACACTGTTATGACTGATATCATAGGAAAAGGTAACAAGGAACAAAAGAAATATTCAATAAATGTCCTAGGAGAGTACAACATTGGTGGAGATGCTTGGGAAATGGATAGAGTACTTGAAAAAATAGGTTACCATGTAAATGCAACTTTAACTGGTGATGCTACTTATGAAAAAGTACAAAATGCTGACAAAGCAGACTTAAACCTAGTTCAATGTCACAGATCTATCAATTATATTGCTGAAATGATGGAAACTAAATATGGTATTCCATGGATTAAATGTAACTTCATAGGTGTTGATGGAATAGTTGAAACACTTAGAGATATGGCTAAATGTTTTGATGATCCAGAACTTACTAAGAGAACTGAAGAAGTTATAGCAGAAGAAATAGCTGCGATTCAAGATGATTTAGACTATTTCAAAGAAAAACTTCAAGGAAAAACTGCTTGTCTATATGTTGGAGGATCAAGATCTCACACATACATGAACATGCTTAAGAGCTTTGGTGTAGACAGTTTAGTAGCTGGATTCGAATTTGCTCACCGTGACGATTATGAAGGAAGAGAAGTTATACCAACTATCAAAATTGATGCGGACAGCAAAAACATTCCTGAAATAACTGTTACTCCGGATGAACAGAAATACCGTGTTGTAATTCCAGAAGATAAAGTAGAAGAACTTAAAAAAGCAGGCGTTCCATTATCTTCTTATGGTGGAATGATGAAAGAAATGCATGATGGTACTATATTGATTGATGATATGAATCACCATGACATGGAAGTAGTACTAGAAAAGTTAAAACCAGATATGTTCTTTGCTGGAATAAAAGAAAAATTCGTTATCCAAAAAGGCGGAGTATTGTCAAAACAACTTCATTCATATGACTATAATGGACCATATGCAGGTTTCAGAGGTGTAGTTAACTTTGGTCATGAACTTGTTAATGGTATCTATACACCAGCATGGAAGATGATAACACCACCTTGGAAAAAAGCTTCATCAGAAAGTAAAGTAGTTGTAGGAGGGGAAGCGTAATGTTAGATGCAACACCAAAAGAAATAGTAGAAAGAAAAGCTTTAAGAATTAACCCAGCTAAAACTTGTCAACCAGTAGGAGCTATGTATGCTGCATTAGGTATTCATAACTGTCTCCCTCATAGTCATGGTTCACAAGGTTGTTGTTCTTACCACAGAACAGTACTTTCAAGACACTTCAAAGAGCCAGCAATGGCTTCAACAAGTTCCTTTACTGAAGGTGCCAGCGTATTCGGTGGTGGTTCTAACATAAAGACAGCTGTTAAAAATATATTTTCATTATACAATCCTGATATAATAGCTGTTCACACAACTTGTTTATCAGAAACATTAGGTGATGATTTGCCTACTTATATCAGCCAAATGGAAGATGCAGGCAGCATACCAGAAGGTAAATTAGTTATCCATACAAATACACCAAGTTATGTTGGTTCACATGTTACTGGATTTGCTAATATGGTACAGGGTATTGTCAACTATTTATCTGAAAATACAGGTGCAAAAAATGGAAAAATAAATGTAATCCCTGGATTTGTTGGTCCAGCTGATATGAGAGAAATAAAGAGATTATTTGAAGCTATGGATATTCCTTATATAATGTTCCCTGATACTAGTGGGGTTTTAGATGGTCCTACTACAGGCGAATACAAAATGTATCCAGAAGGTGGAACAAAGATTGAAGATTTAAAGGACACAGGAAATTCAGATCTTACTCTTTCTCTTGGAAGTTATGCTTCTGATCTAGGTGCAAAAACTTTAGAAAAGAAATGCAAAGTTCCATTTAAAACATTAAGAACTCCTATCGGTGTTTCAGCTACAGATGAATTCATAATGGCTTTATCTGAAGCAACTGGTAAAGAAGTACCTGCTTCAATTGAAGAAGAAAGAGGTCAATTAATTGACTTGATGATAGATGCACAGCAGTATCTTCAAGGTAAAAAAGTTGCATTACTTGGAGATCCTGATGAAATTATTGCTCTAAGCAAATTCATAATAGAATTAGGTGCTATACCAAAGTATGTGGTTACTGGTACTCCTGGTATGAAATTCCAAAAAGAAATCGATGCTATGCTTGCAGAAGCTGGTATAGAAGGAAGCAAAGTTAAAGTTGAAGGCGATTTCTTCGATGTACACCAATGGATAAAAAATGAAGGTGTTGATTTATTAATATCAAACACTTATGGAAAATTCATTGCAAGAGAAGAAAACATTCCTTTTGTTAGATTCGGATTCCCTATAATGGACAGATATGGACATTACTATAATCCAAAGGTTGGATACAAAGGTGCAATACGTCTAGTTGAAGAAATAACTAATGTTATCCTTGACAAGATTGAAAGAGAATGTACAGAAGAAGATTTTGAAGTAGTAAGATAATTTATCTT
This genomic window from Clostridium pasteurianum DSM 525 = ATCC 6013 contains:
- the nifH gene encoding nitrogenase iron protein translates to MRQLAIYGKGGIGKSTTTQNLTAGLVERGNKIMVVGCDPKADSTRLLLGGLAQKTVLDTLREEGEDVELDSILKTGYAGIRCVESGGPEPGVGCAGRGIITSINMLEQLGAYTDDLDFVFYDVLGDVVCGGFAMPIREGKAQEIYIVASGEMMALYAANNISKGIQKYAKSGGVRLGGIICNSRKVANEYELLDAFAKELGSQLIHFVPRSPSVTKAEINKKTVIEYDPTCEQANEYRELARKVEENDMFVIPKPMTQERLEQILMEHGLID
- the nifH gene encoding nitrogenase iron protein; this translates as MRQVAIYGKGGIGKSTTTQNLTSGLHAMGKTIMVVGCDPKADSTRLLLGGLAQKSVLDTLREEGEDVELDSILKEGYGGIRCVESGGPEPGVGCAGRGIITSINMLEQLGAYTDDLDYVFYDVLGDVVCGGFAMPIREGKAQEIYIVASGEMMALYAANNISKGIQKYAKSGGVRLGGIICNSRKVANEYELLDAFAKELGSQLIHFVPRSPMVTKAEINKQTVIEYDPTCEQAEEYRELARKVDANELFVIPKPMTQERLEEILMQYGLMDL
- the nifD gene encoding nitrogenase molybdenum-iron protein alpha chain gives rise to the protein MSENLKDEILEKYIPKTKKTRSGHIVIKTEETPNPEIVANTRTVPGIITARGCAYAGCKGVVMGPIKDMVHITHGPIGCSFYTWGGRRFKSKPENGTGLNFNEYVFSTDMQESDIVFGGVNKLKDAIHEAYEMFHPAAIGVYATCPVGLIGDDILAVAATASKEIGIPVHAFSCEGYKGVSQSAGHHIANNTVMTDIIGKGNKEQKKYSINVLGEYNIGGDAWEMDRVLEKIGYHVNATLTGDATYEKVQNADKADLNLVQCHRSINYIAEMMETKYGIPWIKCNFIGVDGIVETLRDMAKCFDDPELTKRTEEVIAEEIAAIQDDLDYFKEKLQGKTACLYVGGSRSHTYMNMLKSFGVDSLVAGFEFAHRDDYEGREVIPTIKIDADSKNIPEITVTPDEQKYRVVIPEDKVEELKKAGVPLSSYGGMMKEMHDGTILIDDMNHHDMEVVLEKLKPDMFFAGIKEKFVIQKGGVLSKQLHSYDYNGPYAGFRGVVNFGHELVNGIYTPAWKMITPPWKKASSESKVVVGGEA
- the nifK gene encoding nitrogenase molybdenum-iron protein subunit beta, whose product is MLDATPKEIVERKALRINPAKTCQPVGAMYAALGIHNCLPHSHGSQGCCSYHRTVLSRHFKEPAMASTSSFTEGASVFGGGSNIKTAVKNIFSLYNPDIIAVHTTCLSETLGDDLPTYISQMEDAGSIPEGKLVIHTNTPSYVGSHVTGFANMVQGIVNYLSENTGAKNGKINVIPGFVGPADMREIKRLFEAMDIPYIMFPDTSGVLDGPTTGEYKMYPEGGTKIEDLKDTGNSDLTLSLGSYASDLGAKTLEKKCKVPFKTLRTPIGVSATDEFIMALSEATGKEVPASIEEERGQLIDLMIDAQQYLQGKKVALLGDPDEIIALSKFIIELGAIPKYVVTGTPGMKFQKEIDAMLAEAGIEGSKVKVEGDFFDVHQWIKNEGVDLLISNTYGKFIAREENIPFVRFGFPIMDRYGHYYNPKVGYKGAIRLVEEITNVILDKIERECTEEDFEVVR